One stretch of Pararhizobium qamdonense DNA includes these proteins:
- a CDS encoding amino acid ABC transporter ATP-binding protein, which yields MAAEAKPLKIEVSSTDVAVEIVGMNKWYGDFHVLRDINLKVMRGERIVVAGPSGSGKSTMIRCINRLEEHQKGTIIVDGIELTNDLKKIDEVRREVGMVFQHFNLFPHLTILENCTLAPIWVRKMPKKQAEEIAMHFLKRVKIPEQANKYPGQLSGGQQQRVAIARSLCMNPRVMLFDEPTSALDPEMIKEVLDTMVGLAEEGMTMICVTHEMGFARQVANRVIFMDQGQIVEQNEPAAFFDNPQHERTKLFLSQILH from the coding sequence ATGGCAGCTGAAGCCAAACCGCTGAAGATCGAAGTGTCTTCCACGGACGTCGCGGTCGAAATCGTCGGCATGAACAAGTGGTATGGAGATTTCCACGTTCTGCGCGACATCAACCTGAAGGTCATGCGCGGTGAACGCATCGTCGTTGCCGGCCCGTCCGGTTCCGGCAAATCCACGATGATCCGCTGCATCAACCGTCTGGAAGAACACCAGAAGGGCACGATCATCGTCGATGGTATCGAGCTCACCAACGACCTGAAGAAGATCGATGAAGTGCGCCGCGAAGTCGGCATGGTGTTCCAGCATTTCAATCTCTTCCCGCACCTGACCATCCTGGAAAACTGCACGCTGGCGCCGATCTGGGTGCGCAAGATGCCGAAGAAGCAGGCGGAAGAAATCGCCATGCACTTCCTCAAGCGCGTCAAGATCCCCGAACAGGCCAACAAATATCCGGGCCAGCTTTCCGGCGGTCAGCAGCAGCGCGTGGCGATTGCCCGTTCGCTCTGCATGAACCCGCGCGTCATGCTGTTCGATGAGCCGACCTCGGCGCTTGACCCGGAAATGATCAAGGAAGTGCTCGACACGATGGTCGGCCTTGCCGAAGAAGGCATGACGATGATCTGCGTCACCCATGAAATGGGCTTTGCCCGCCAGGTCGCCAACCGCGTGATCTTCATGGACCAGGGCCAGATCGTCGAACAGAACGAGCCGGCCGCGTTCTTCGACAACCCGCAGCACGAGCGCACCAAACTGTTCCTCAGCCAGATCCTGCATTAA
- a CDS encoding amino acid ABC transporter permease (The N-terminal region of this protein, as described by TIGR01726, is a three transmembrane segment that identifies a subfamily of ABC transporter permease subunits, which specificities that include histidine, arginine, glutamine, glutamate, L-cystine (sic), the opines (in Agrobacterium) octopine and nopaline, etc.): MNTHQTNFVRTSMIDQSTPPVLDKGYIAWIRKNLLATPLDAVLTIIAILALAWFLPPAIKWLFIDASWTGGGRGVCATAAQGGSQPEGWSGACWAFVGAKFDVFMFGRYPVDERWRPMLVGFLFVALLVPILIPKVPYKSLNAILLFGVLPILSFFVLIGGVLGLSYVETPLWGGLMVTLILSFVGIAVSLPLGIVLALGRRSTMPVIRLLCTVFIEIVRGIPLITVLFMASVMLPLFLPQGMTVDKFLRAVIGVSLFASAYMAEVVRGGLQAIPKGQAEGADSLGLSYWQKMRLIILPQALKLVIPGIVNTFIGLFKDTSLVSIIGMFDLLGIVRQNFSDANWASPVTPLSGLVFAGFTFWLFCFGMSRYSGFMERKLDKGHKR; encoded by the coding sequence ATGAACACGCATCAGACCAACTTCGTCCGCACCAGCATGATCGACCAATCGACACCGCCGGTGCTCGATAAGGGTTATATCGCCTGGATAAGGAAGAACCTTCTCGCCACGCCGCTGGATGCGGTGCTGACGATTATCGCCATCCTGGCGCTCGCCTGGTTCCTGCCGCCGGCCATCAAATGGCTGTTCATCGACGCCTCCTGGACAGGCGGCGGACGCGGCGTTTGCGCAACGGCCGCTCAAGGGGGCTCGCAGCCGGAAGGCTGGAGCGGCGCCTGCTGGGCGTTTGTCGGCGCCAAATTCGACGTGTTCATGTTCGGCCGGTATCCGGTCGATGAACGCTGGCGTCCCATGCTGGTCGGCTTCCTGTTTGTGGCGCTCCTCGTCCCGATCCTGATCCCGAAAGTGCCCTATAAGAGCCTGAACGCCATCCTTTTGTTTGGCGTGCTGCCGATCCTGTCCTTTTTCGTGCTGATCGGTGGCGTGCTTGGCCTTTCCTATGTGGAAACGCCGCTCTGGGGCGGCCTGATGGTGACGCTGATCCTGTCCTTTGTGGGCATCGCCGTATCCTTGCCGCTTGGCATCGTGTTGGCGCTCGGGCGCCGGTCCACCATGCCGGTGATCCGCCTGCTCTGCACGGTCTTCATCGAGATTGTCCGCGGTATTCCGCTGATCACGGTGCTGTTCATGGCCAGCGTCATGCTGCCCTTGTTCCTGCCCCAGGGCATGACCGTCGACAAGTTCCTCAGAGCCGTGATCGGGGTGTCGCTCTTTGCCTCCGCCTATATGGCCGAAGTGGTGCGCGGCGGCCTGCAGGCCATCCCGAAGGGACAGGCGGAAGGCGCCGATTCGCTGGGCTTGAGCTACTGGCAGAAGATGCGGCTGATCATCCTGCCGCAGGCACTGAAGCTGGTCATTCCCGGCATCGTCAACACCTTTATCGGCCTGTTCAAGGATACGTCGCTGGTGTCGATCATCGGCATGTTCGATCTGCTCGGCATCGTCCGGCAGAATTTCTCGGACGCCAACTGGGCATCGCCGGTCACGCCACTCTCCGGTCTCGTCTTTGCCGGATTTACTTTCTGGCTTTTCTGCTTCGGTATGTCGCGCTATTCAGGGTTCATGGAACGAAAGCTCGACAAGGGCCACAAACGATAA